The DNA segment AGTTATTCCGGGAGATGAACGATCCGCCGATGAACAGTGTAATCGGGTTGAGCAATGTCTCAAACAGCGCTCCCGAAGCGATGCGCAGCCTGATCAATCATACCTTCCTGACCATGGCCATTACCGTGGGATTGAGCGCGGCCATTGTCGATACGCTGGATCCGGCGATCATTCAGGCCGTAAAGACGACCTCGGTGATTTTGAACCAAAGCCTGTATTGTCACTCATATCTGGAAACCTGCTAACCTGCTAACCGATAGCCGCACCTTCGTATGGTGTGCGGCAGCTTAAGGAGAAGAGTATGGCCTTTACTGTGCCAAAAGAAGTGTACAATGGAAAAATCAATCAAGTGGAAGTTGGGCGGGACCAGCATAAGCTGATTCTGGGAGGAGAAGAGGTTCTTCCTTTTCTCTCTTTTGAAGGCAAGGCTGTTTCGACTGTGCCCCTGGCTCTTGAGGTCCATGATGTGAATCCGGGTGACTGGGCTCCCTCGTTGACAGCGGTTTACGGATCGGCCATGAACGATCCCGTACAGTGGGCCAGGATGTGCCAGGATGAGTTCAAGGCGGATATGATCTGCCTTCGCCTGTCCGGGACGCACCCCGATAACGGCGACCGGTCTGCGGAAGAGGCGGGTAAGGTGGTCCAGGCGGTTCTTGCAGCCGTCAAGGTCCCGCTGATCATTCTGGGAAGCAACCATGCGGAAAAAGATGCGGCCGTGATCAAGCATGTGGCTGAAGTGGCAGCCAATACCGGCTCGATTATCGGCAAAGCCCAGGAGAAGAACTATAAAACCTTTGCGGCCGTGGCTACGGCCTATGGCCATAAACTGGTGGCCCTGTCGGACCTCGATATCAACCTTTCCAAGCAGTTGAATATTCTTCTGACCCAGAGCGGCTTCGACGGAAAGAACATCATTATCGATGCCATGTCAAGCACCCTGGGCTATGGGCTGGAGTATACCTACTCGGTCATGGAGCGAATTCGCCTGTCCGCTTTGCAGCAGAATGACGCCATGATGCAGATGCCCATGATCTGTGATGTTGGCGAGGTGACCTGGAAGATAAAAGAGGCCAAGGCGAGTGAAGAGGATCAGCCTGCCTGGGGGCCAGCCAAACCCAGAGGAGTTCTGTGGGAGACGCTCACTGCGTTGAGCTTCCTGATGGCTGGTGGAAATCTGGTCGTTTTCCGGCATCCTGAGGCCCTGGGGATGGTTCGAAAGACTGTAGCGGAACTGGCAACGGCAGCCTAATGACCTCTCGAGCAAAAATAGAAAGGAGATACGATATCATGGGACTGACTGGTATTCAGATTTTTAAATACCTCCCCAAGACCAACTGCGGGGATTGCAAATTCCCTACCTGTTTAGCTTTTGCCATGAGACTGGCCGCGGCCCAGGTTCGCCTGGATGCCTGCCCCCATGTCTCGGAAGAGAGCAAAAAGATATTAACTGAAGTTTCCGCTCCTCCCATCCGGCTGATTAAACTGGGAGCGGGTGACCGGACGATAGAAATCGGTGATGAAACCGTTTTGTTCCGGCATGAGAAGAAATTCAATCATCCTTCCGCTCTGGCCCTGGCCATTGCCGATAATCTCTCCGATCAGGAGATCGAGAGCAAGGTTCAGGAAGTCAATAATTCGGTCATGGAGCGGGTCGGACAGCAACTGCGGGTGGATTTGATCTGCCTTCAGGATAAATCGGGTGATGCCGGACGGTTTGCCCAGGTGGCCAAAAAGGTTGCCGGATCATCCACGGCAGGGCTGATCCTGCATTCCCTGAAGCCGGAGATCATCAAGGCGGGCCTGACCGAAACCGTAACCCGCAATCCCCTGATTTATGCGGCTACGGAAGAAAATCAGAGCCAGATGGCTGCCCTGGCCAAAGAGTATAGAGTACCTCTGGCCGTATTCAGTGACAAGGGCCTTGAGGCATTATCCAGCCTGGCGGAAAAAGTAGCTGCGGCAGGGGTAGAGGACCTGGTCCTTGATTCCGGGGCCAGAAGCTCCGGCAGGATGCTTTCCGACCTTACGCAGATCCGGCGCGCTGCGGCCAAGAAGAAATTCAAACCCCTCGGCTATCCCACGATCGTTTTCCCCGGCGAGGGAGGGGGCGACGCGCTGATGGAAGCGGCCAGAGCAGGTATCGGCATCATGAAGTACGCTTCCCTGATCGTTCTGAACAGCATCGGAAAAGAATCGCTTTTGCCCCTTTATACCCTGCGGCAGAATATTTTCACCGATCCGCAGCAGCCGATGCAGGTTGGCGAGAACCTCTACAAGGTGGGCGAGCCGACCGAAACCTCTCCTCTGCTCATTACGACCAATTTCTCCCTGACATATTTTATTGTTCTGGGTGAGATCGAAAACAGCAAGGTACCTTCATGGCTCCTGGTTGCCGATTCTGAAGGTCTGTCAGTATTGACTGCCTGGGCCGCGGACAAGTTCAATGCTCCCAAAATCGCCAAGCTGGTGAAAAAACAGAACGTCGAGGACAGGATCAAGCACCGCAACCTCATTATTCCCGGCTATGTCTCCGTTCTCTCCGGCGAGATAGAAGAGGAACTCCCTGGATGGAAAGTGCTGGTCGGCCCGCGGGAAGCGGCCAATATTCCCAAGTACCTTCGGGATATGGCTTAAAAAGAGGAGACAGGAGTCAGAAGTCAGAAGTCAGGAGAAAAACTGATGACTTTTTTTGGCAGCTACCCCAGCAATTGTTACCCCAGGGTAAATTTTTAGGCAGGAAATACGAACTACTCCAGACCTTTTTCAGCGGCATAAGGAGAGTATAATGGATCAAAAAGAGTTTTCATCATGTAAAGCCTGTAATGATATTTTCGAAGTAATAGTGGAGGACAGGAATCTTACCGCCTTTCACCGGGCGGAGGATTTAAAGCCCTGCCCCTTTGGAAGTCAGGGACTGTGCTGCAAAAATTGTGCTATGGGACCATGCCGGCTGAGTACCAAAGAGGGTGGAACCAAACGAGGAGTTTGCGGGGCCACGGCAGCTACCATTGCTGCCCGGAATTTTGCCCGGATGATTGCCGCAGGTGCTGCCGCCCACTCTGATCATGGCCGTGATATCATCAAGACCTTCTCGATGGTGGCTGAGGGAAAAGCCGAAGGATCGGGGTACGAGATCAAGGACGTCAAGAAGCTGATTGCCGTGGCCCAGGATTTTGGTATCGTGACCGAAGGAAGAAGCACCCAGGAGATCGCCAGGGAACTGGCTCCCATTCTCTCTGCGGAATTCGGCAAGCAGGAAGGAGAATTGCAGTTCATTCAGCGGGCGCCGGAGAAGCGGCAGAAACTGTGGAGGGATCTTGGCGTTGTTCCCCGCGGCGTTGACCGTGAGGTAGTCGAGATGATGCACCGCACTCACATGGGCGTTGATCAGGATGCGGAAAATATCCTGATGCACGGCACCAGGGCCGCTCTGGCAGACGGGTGGGGCGGTTCCATGCTGGCCACCGAAGTGCAGGATATCCTGTTCGGGACTCCCATTCCCTTACGGGGAAAGGTAAACCTGGGGGTCCTGAAGAAGGATCAGGTCAACATCATTGTTCATGGTCATGATCCGCTGCTTTCGGAAATGCTGGTTGTGGCTGCCCAGGATCCGGAAATGATCGGCCGGGCCAGGGCCAGGGGAGCAGCCGGAATCAATCTGGCCGGAATCTGCTGTACGGCCAATGAAATATTGCTGCGGCATGGCATTCCGGTGGCAGGAAATTTCCTGCAGCAGGAGATGGCCATATTGACTGGCCTGGTCGATGCTATGGTTGTGGATGTGCAGTGCATCATGCAGTCTCTGGCTGATCTTGTGCCGTGCTATCATACCGAGCTTATTACCACCTCCGAGAAAGCCAGAATACCGGGCGCTACCCACCTGCAGTTTGAAGAGCATCATGCCCTGAATATAGCGAAAGAGATCGTTGGCCGGGGCATTGAAAACTTTACCCGGCGAAATCCCGACAAGATCGTTCTTCCCAAAGAGGAAATGGACCTTGTAGCAGGTTTCAGCCATGAAACCATTAACTATATGCTGGGTGGAACATTCCGGGGCTCCTACCGGCCACTGAACGATAACATCATGAATGGCCGTATCCTGGGTGTAGCCGGTGTGGTTGGCTGCAACAATCCGCGGGTGAAGCATGATTATGTCACCAACACCCTGGTAAAGGAATTGATTAAAAATAATGTTCTGGTGGTCCAGACCGGATGTGCGGCTATTTCCTGCGCCAAGGAGGGGTTATTGACTCCTGAAGCGGCCAGACTGGCCGGACCGGGCCTGGCTGAGGTGTGTGAAACCGTGGGTATGCCGCCGGTGCTGCACTGCGGCTCATGCGTGGATAACAGCCGCCTGCTGATGGCAGCTACGGCCATGGTCAAAGAAGGCGGTCTTGGCGATGATATCAGCGACCTGCCTCTGGCCGGATGTGCGCCTGAGTGGATGAGCGAGAAAGCGATTGCCATCGGACAGTACTTTGTAGGTTCCGGAGTCTTTACCGTGTTTGGGGCTACCTTCCCCATCATGGGCTGTGAGGAAATGAAAGACCTCCTGTTCCAGAAGTTCGAAAAGATCACCAAGGGAAAATGGGCTTTCGAGCCTGATCCGATCAAGATGGCTCACCTGATGATCGATCACATCAAGGCCAAACGTGCGGCCCTGGGGATCGAGAAAAAGCAGGAGCGCGTCCTGTACGATATGGCCATGCGAAGGGCCCTTGAGGTCTAAAGAGGAAATTGTTCGCCTCACCGTTTGACTGAGCGTGAATGTACTACTGAAAGAACTGAACAAGCCATCTAATGATGAGAAACGAATAAAAGGGGTAAACGATGTCAAAAATAATCGCCTCTGCTGCCATTCGTGGAGCATATAAAATTGTCGGACAGGCTGAGACCGCTCTGGCTGATGCCCTGGCCCAGTATGGTCCGGATCAGGTAATTGAATTTCCCAATACCGGCTATTATCTGCCGGTCATCTATGGTATGTCGGGCATGAAGGCCCAGCGGTTGGGTGATCTTACGCCGATTATGAACCGGGCAAAATCCCTGCTGCCTCCAAATCCTGCGGACAAGGTCTGGCTCCCCTATCTGGGGCATGCTTTGGATGCCGGTATGGCTACCCTGTTTGCTGATGAGGTTATTGAAATTATCAAGTATCTGCAGGCTCCCGTGCCGTATTCCGTAACCGAGAATTGTCCGGAGGATGGTAATTTCTGGCTGGGTGCGGCTGATGATGTCATCATGCGAAAGCGCGGCATCGAGTTTGTCGATGGCACCGCACCGGGATTTGCCGCCTGCGTGGGGGCCTGCCCGACCAATGAAATCGCGGTTAAGATCGCCCGCGAGCTTCAGGAGAAAAACCTCTATGTTTTTATGTCTGCTGACACTCATGGCCGGAGCATGGCCGAGCAGTTGAGGGAAGAGGGTGTGCAGATGGGCTGGGAGACGCGCCTTGTTCCCTTCGGCAAGGATATAACCGCTACCGTCTTTGCTCTGGGATTTGCCACCCGGGCCGCCATGTCCTTTGGCGGGGTGAAGCCGGGAGATTACAGCAGGATTTTGAAATACAACAAGAACCGGATATTCGCTTTTGTTCTGGCCCTGGGTGAGGTTGATGACGAAAAATATGCCCAGGCTGCCGGAGCCATCAACTATGGGTTCCCGGTCATTGCCGATACCGGTATCCCGCAGATTCTGCCTACCGGAATCTGCACCTATGAACATGTAGTGTCAAATATTCCTCACGACAAGATCGTGGGTAAGGCCGTCGAGGTGCGGGGTCTGAAAGTGGCCGTGCACAAGGTTCCGGTGCCGGTTGCCTATGGCCCGGCCTTTGAAGGTGAGCGGGTGCGCAAAGAGGATACCTACGTCGAGATGGGCGGCACCAAGACACCGGCTTTCGAGTTTGCAACCATGAGGGAAATGAACGAAATCGAGGATGGCAAGATCACGGTCATCGGACCTGAAATCGATGATGTGGAACCCGAATCCCGCCTGCCGCTGGGCATTGTGGTTGAAGTGGCTGGCCGGGAATTTCAGTCTGATTTTGAGTCCATCCTGGAGCGTCAGATTCACCGCTACCTGAATGAAGCTCAAGGGGTGTTCCATATGGGCCAGCGCGACATCAACTGGATCCGTATCAGCAAGGAAGCCAAACAAAAAGGGTTCAAGCTGCACCACCTGGGTGACATTATCCATGCCAAGCTGCATGCCGATTATTCGGCCATTCTCGACAAGGTCCAGGTCACCCTCTACACCAGAGAGGAAGATGTGGTGGCCCAGCGTGAGATCGCCCGCAAGGCGTATCATTTCCGCGATGAGAGAATCGGCTCTTTGACCGACGAGAGCGTCGATACCTACTATTCCTGCACCCTGTGCCAGTCCTTTGCTCCCAACCATATCTGCGTGATCACTCCGGAGCGAAGCGGTCTGTGCGGAGCCTATAACTGGCTGGACGGCAAGGCCGCCTACCAGATCGACCCCACGGGGCCTAACCGCCCGATCGCCAAGGGAGATGTGCTGGACGGCGGCAAGGGACAATGGAGCGGAGTGAATGATTTCATTTTCCAGGGCTCCCGGCAGAGTATCGAGCGGTTCAACGCCTACAGCATCATGGAAGACCCCATGACCTCGTGCGGCTGCTTCGAGTGCATCTCCGGCGTTCTGCCGATGGCCAATGCCATTATGACCGTCAACCGCGAGTTTGCAGGCATGACCCCGTCCGGGATGAAATTCTCGACCCTGGCTGGAACCGTTGGCGGCGGGTTGCAGACTCCGGGCTTTACCGGGCACAGCAAGCACTACATCGGCAGTGCCAAGTTCATTTCCGCTGAAGGGGGGCTTTTACGGGTCGCCTGGATGCCTAAAGCCCTGAAAGAGGAGCTTCGGCCCATGATCGAGAAACGGGGAAAGGCACTTGGTGTAGAGAATTTGTACGATTTGATTGCCGATGAAGAAGTAGCTACCACGGAAGAGGAAGTGGTTGAGTTCATGTCCAGGGTGAATCACCCGGCTTTAAACCTGCCACCGCTGTTTTAGGGTGATAGAGTAGGGCAGGAACCAGGTCTTTAGGGGCTGAAGTACTGAGGCTGTTGTGATGCAGGCCAGGTACTTCAGCCCTTTGTCTTTGCTGAGTCCGATGAAAAATACCTTGAAGGATAAGCATTTAAGGCATATAATGGACTATGGAGGTGATGATTATGGGCACCATGACAGGACTTGATGTTTTTGACACCACGGTCCATAAATCGAACGCCTGGCTCAAGGATGTTATGGAAGAACTCGGCTGGCATGATCGGCATAAAGCCTATCTTGCGTTGAGGTCAACGCTGCACGCTTTGCGCGACCGGCTCCTTCCCGATGAATCGGTAGAGTTTGCAGCGCAGCTGCCGATGTTGATCCGCGGCCTCTATTATGAGGGCTGGCAGCCAACTAAGACGCCGAATAAAAAGCGGCACAAGGAGGAATTTCTGGCCAGCATTCTCGGCTATTTTGAGACCGATCCCGACGTGGACCCCGAAGAAGTTGCCCGGGCTGTTTTCAGGGTACTCACCAAGCGGATATCCAGTGGTGAAATTCAGGATATTAAACATCTTTTCCCGGCAGAATTGCGTGAATTGTGGTCCGGACCGGTGTACGCCTGAGTTCCCGGAAAGTTGCATATGGCTCAGTGTGCACGTGTCTCAGTGTCTATCCGAAAAGTTCTGGGAAACATTATCAATTCTGGCGGCATCCCGACTTTTCGGATAGACACTCAGGAAAATAAGTGAAGGGATGTTCAAAAAACCTAATATCAATCCTGCTCATCCTTCCTGCTCTCCTCCCGGGACATCCCCTCCTCCCCTGTCATCCTGGCAGACTGCATCAGCCGGTCGAATTCCTCCTCAGTAAGAAATCCCAGCTTCAGGGCTGCCTTTTTCAGGGTGATATTCTCCTGGTATGCTTTTTTAGCGATCATGGCAGCCCGGTCGTAGCCGATGGTGGTGTTGAGGGCTGTAACCAGCATGAGGGAGTTTTCCACATGGGCTTTGATCCGGTCATGGTTTGGTCTGATGCCTGCTACACACTTTTGGGTGAACGAGGTCGAGGCATCGGCCAGGAGCCGGATGGACTGGAGAAGGTTGTAGATCATGACCGGCTTATAGACATTGAGCTCGAAGTTGCCGGATGCTCCGGCCAGGTTG comes from the bacterium genome and includes:
- a CDS encoding acetyl-CoA decarbonylase/synthase complex subunit delta; translated protein: MAFTVPKEVYNGKINQVEVGRDQHKLILGGEEVLPFLSFEGKAVSTVPLALEVHDVNPGDWAPSLTAVYGSAMNDPVQWARMCQDEFKADMICLRLSGTHPDNGDRSAEEAGKVVQAVLAAVKVPLIILGSNHAEKDAAVIKHVAEVAANTGSIIGKAQEKNYKTFAAVATAYGHKLVALSDLDINLSKQLNILLTQSGFDGKNIIIDAMSSTLGYGLEYTYSVMERIRLSALQQNDAMMQMPMICDVGEVTWKIKEAKASEEDQPAWGPAKPRGVLWETLTALSFLMAGGNLVVFRHPEALGMVRKTVAELATAA
- the acsC gene encoding acetyl-CoA decarbonylase/synthase complex subunit gamma; this encodes MGLTGIQIFKYLPKTNCGDCKFPTCLAFAMRLAAAQVRLDACPHVSEESKKILTEVSAPPIRLIKLGAGDRTIEIGDETVLFRHEKKFNHPSALALAIADNLSDQEIESKVQEVNNSVMERVGQQLRVDLICLQDKSGDAGRFAQVAKKVAGSSTAGLILHSLKPEIIKAGLTETVTRNPLIYAATEENQSQMAALAKEYRVPLAVFSDKGLEALSSLAEKVAAAGVEDLVLDSGARSSGRMLSDLTQIRRAAAKKKFKPLGYPTIVFPGEGGGDALMEAARAGIGIMKYASLIVLNSIGKESLLPLYTLRQNIFTDPQQPMQVGENLYKVGEPTETSPLLITTNFSLTYFIVLGEIENSKVPSWLLVADSEGLSVLTAWAADKFNAPKIAKLVKKQNVEDRIKHRNLIIPGYVSVLSGEIEEELPGWKVLVGPREAANIPKYLRDMA
- the cooS gene encoding anaerobic carbon-monoxide dehydrogenase catalytic subunit, which produces MDQKEFSSCKACNDIFEVIVEDRNLTAFHRAEDLKPCPFGSQGLCCKNCAMGPCRLSTKEGGTKRGVCGATAATIAARNFARMIAAGAAAHSDHGRDIIKTFSMVAEGKAEGSGYEIKDVKKLIAVAQDFGIVTEGRSTQEIARELAPILSAEFGKQEGELQFIQRAPEKRQKLWRDLGVVPRGVDREVVEMMHRTHMGVDQDAENILMHGTRAALADGWGGSMLATEVQDILFGTPIPLRGKVNLGVLKKDQVNIIVHGHDPLLSEMLVVAAQDPEMIGRARARGAAGINLAGICCTANEILLRHGIPVAGNFLQQEMAILTGLVDAMVVDVQCIMQSLADLVPCYHTELITTSEKARIPGATHLQFEEHHALNIAKEIVGRGIENFTRRNPDKIVLPKEEMDLVAGFSHETINYMLGGTFRGSYRPLNDNIMNGRILGVAGVVGCNNPRVKHDYVTNTLVKELIKNNVLVVQTGCAAISCAKEGLLTPEAARLAGPGLAEVCETVGMPPVLHCGSCVDNSRLLMAATAMVKEGGLGDDISDLPLAGCAPEWMSEKAIAIGQYFVGSGVFTVFGATFPIMGCEEMKDLLFQKFEKITKGKWAFEPDPIKMAHLMIDHIKAKRAALGIEKKQERVLYDMAMRRALEV
- the acsB gene encoding acetyl-CoA decarbonylase/synthase complex subunit alpha/beta → MSKIIASAAIRGAYKIVGQAETALADALAQYGPDQVIEFPNTGYYLPVIYGMSGMKAQRLGDLTPIMNRAKSLLPPNPADKVWLPYLGHALDAGMATLFADEVIEIIKYLQAPVPYSVTENCPEDGNFWLGAADDVIMRKRGIEFVDGTAPGFAACVGACPTNEIAVKIARELQEKNLYVFMSADTHGRSMAEQLREEGVQMGWETRLVPFGKDITATVFALGFATRAAMSFGGVKPGDYSRILKYNKNRIFAFVLALGEVDDEKYAQAAGAINYGFPVIADTGIPQILPTGICTYEHVVSNIPHDKIVGKAVEVRGLKVAVHKVPVPVAYGPAFEGERVRKEDTYVEMGGTKTPAFEFATMREMNEIEDGKITVIGPEIDDVEPESRLPLGIVVEVAGREFQSDFESILERQIHRYLNEAQGVFHMGQRDINWIRISKEAKQKGFKLHHLGDIIHAKLHADYSAILDKVQVTLYTREEDVVAQREIARKAYHFRDERIGSLTDESVDTYYSCTLCQSFAPNHICVITPERSGLCGAYNWLDGKAAYQIDPTGPNRPIAKGDVLDGGKGQWSGVNDFIFQGSRQSIERFNAYSIMEDPMTSCGCFECISGVLPMANAIMTVNREFAGMTPSGMKFSTLAGTVGGGLQTPGFTGHSKHYIGSAKFISAEGGLLRVAWMPKALKEELRPMIEKRGKALGVENLYDLIADEEVATTEEEVVEFMSRVNHPALNLPPLF
- a CDS encoding DUF2267 domain-containing protein; the encoded protein is MIMGTMTGLDVFDTTVHKSNAWLKDVMEELGWHDRHKAYLALRSTLHALRDRLLPDESVEFAAQLPMLIRGLYYEGWQPTKTPNKKRHKEEFLASILGYFETDPDVDPEEVARAVFRVLTKRISSGEIQDIKHLFPAELRELWSGPVYA